Proteins encoded in a region of the Xylocopa sonorina isolate GNS202 chromosome 1, iyXylSono1_principal, whole genome shotgun sequence genome:
- the LOC143433410 gene encoding putative Rho GTPase-activating protein CG5521 isoform X2, with product MFSKKLHVDVKKSTLKIQDVKKDSATRFKHLKIVLENVDIDEAKGFFEGNFSHVYFILYDCFVSAEANLRQRVHKAHREELEQVLQLLEKVLTLLPELLNRRWQCHSLARILQKLLHPGNSWKLRKEAIRYFILWYQALGENAPEHIHQMFASLVPGFPPQQPSPYKSERKLDGKKDKLVKAVGCDDKDKKEFYDTQLSQSTFHDNGSNQCPVTPVDNGPILPPQSGEKPLDNETVRFLEVLLEVMVTQVVKIEWRDKSSRQHKTFQFLLERFKTTYLRHICPDFDDNFSLYKPNLELPTMRKPTNQSLDNYVLCKVALIKWIASFTYFARKDTRVAHLSHSTTPNEENTEELRRVSVTQNASESTLLSPEATASQQENQNQEDSTVSAITLVRDVLYSNRDNLNFVHELYRQAFLLDFNHAGAIRKAIAVYKDWIQMNELPPFMLEPLDSHKERDPEENSKKDANDIDKSPSESYRQIRLRNDSYLGAIHRENLFIRAGLQNVLQVFITQASNVFFLDNSGSNASLLEEQTDSCKRVLNVYRYVVMNSRLEPGTWEQLLRVLLQITSLVLNEKSSRHKVQESIGGKLAPAIFQTLIVTWIKANLNVVISTQLWDQFLEVLTSLTQWEELIREWAKTLDTLTRVLARHVYNLDLNDLPLDRLSEQKTKKRRGVGSRAASTGSVQPPRKGSVDQDNNAVSKENATDHPMRDLRKVRPLPRSASDNTIYNGKARTKVQRNRAHTVHSGIPVLPLSIEQDMARLLSNGSATSSVAAGRKMLPNRRAKSLDSIVIVDSEPPSPRCPSPTPSSGVDSNKDSPIQIENIDGSSIDTNDASERRSVMAGGGVRGWLPDVAVVLWRRMLSALGDVNNIQDPTLHGQVMNYLVQLTQTLIKIRLNQGVSGDNQATPPAPELIPPLTVIAPWCFKAIQLPSQYEVGKLAAYRLICLLTIQPQDIHLPRQHLTLFYRAVHNGIVSNDNKVLHVLVKYTGPRLFSLNLPGSSLLILDYIHAANVILSSQHIEAPRTEAVSIIGSLLSLPVTTVKFPVLQPNATDIVTITCPEAKEHIITILLRSCRREPTGIARCVALSSIAIFVYRELCYKNQHPRIPEAVTVLLLALKANHAIVAQVACDSLLLLCDKADTLLELYPNVPCKIIQILSETLGYMSTRDKRGPLTVSMLFCLGEWAMHLGPSVLLRVFQGKPLLMTLFSVLDDIVQEKIGKDVSQSTKNHEDEDDDFDPDISLDNLADEVGTKSPRRGNIQSVQLAAKMVMMHLINHLGHFPMGIGAARLSSLVVELDDVPGIDGDELSSAIFHAPNIQLLMLSNSVIISLVELAALDAPGGGVTAGLTTAPSLVRVLLRDLAGKASWDSSILYSQPFVEDDVPIAFTKHVEWKAKMHGDDLSSVTTSQTCTPRHTIRHREPHILPTFANAASDMDNLDDLLQYIGHTSPEVLTNPEVALNAPANPPQGHYLESETIATILSQRNAEQEHINNWSQHISMCATAISPPPCRPPPAPFHHCRLLFSHLGLSGWEQRRKLHLLSKNEKLLRELRNLDSQRSRETHKIAVIYVSQGQEDKNSILSNVTASKEYENFIARLAWEVELESHTGFLGGLVPGKASGVTAPYFATSFTEILFHVATRMPSDSPESLLQKTRHLGNDEIHIVWSEHWRDYRRDIIPTEFCDVLIVIYPLHNKLYRIQISRKPEIPFFGPLFDECIVEDKVLPGLVRTTALAASRAKRSTLTLYQHYYEERARSIDTVMRNHKESTTFEEFTANVYSPVQPPSPFSGASSVSGSTTSVQSTASSNLAAALIDSHQGRSGLRSSSAASSDNRANRVSDGSRVWFSNDTPDSTALHGISPRPVKKMSFKTGPKQRASTQPTPPDSPRYK from the exons ATGTTCAGCAAAAAGCTTCATGTAGACGTCAAAAAGTCAACACTGAAGATTCAGGATGTTAAAAAGGATAGCGCGACTCGTTTCAAGCATCTTAAAATCGTATTAG AAAATGTGGACATTGATGAAGCAAAGGGGTTTTTTGAAGGCAACTTCAGTCATGTCTATTTTATTCTGTATGATTGTTTTGTGTCAGCTGAAGCAAATCTGCGGCAACGAG tgcataaAGCACATAGGGAGGAATTGGAACAGGTATTACAACTCTTAGAGAAAGTTTTAACGCTTCTCCCTGAGCTTCTTAATAGAAGATGGCAATGTCATAGTCTGGCAAGGATTTTGCAGAAACTTTTACACCCTGGTAATAGTTGGAAACTTCGGAAAGAAGCTAtaag GTATTTTATTTTGTGGTACCAAGCACTTGGTGAAAATGCGCCTGAACATATACATCAGATGTTCGCGAGTTTGGTGCCAGGGTTTCCACCCCAGCAACCATCCCCATATAAGTCTGAACGAAAGTTAGATGGAAAAAAGGATAAACTTGTAAAAGCTGTTGGTTGTGATGATAAAGATAAGAAGGAATTTTATGATACACAATTGTCACAAAGTACTTTTCATGATAATGGTTCAAATCAATGTCCTGTCACTCCCGTTGACAATGGACCTATTTTACCTCCGCAAAGTGGAGAAAAACCTCTTGATAACGAGACTGTTCGATTTCTAGAAGTGTTACTTGAAGTAATGGTTACTCAG GTTGTGAAGATAGAATGGAGAGATAAATCTTCGCGACAGCACAAgacttttcaatttttattagaACGTTTTAAAACTACGTACCTTCGTCACATTTGTCCCGATTTCGACGATAATTTCTCGTTGTATAAACCGAATTTAGAATtgcctacgatgcgtaaaccaACGAATCAGAGCCTGgataattatgtgttgtgtaAAGTTGCTTTGATTAAGTGGATCGCTAGCTTTACTTATTTCGCTAGAAAGGATACTCGTGTCGCACATCTTTCACATAG CACAACTCCAAATGAAGAAAATACAGAAGAACTTCGTCGAGTTTCAGTTACTCAAAACGCTTCTGAGTCGACTTTACTATCGCCCGAAGCAACCGCATCTCAGCAAGAGAATCAAAATCAAGAAGATAGTACGGTTTCTGCTATTACTCTCGTTAGAGACGTTTTGTATAGTAATAGGGATAACTTGAACTTTGTACACGAGTTGTACAGGCAAGCATTTCTACTGGACTTTAATCATGCTGGTGCTATAAGAAAGGCTATTGCTGTTTATAAAGAttggattcagatgaat GAACTTCCACCATTTATGTTGGAACCATTGGATAGTCACAAGGAAAGAGATCCAGAAGAGAATTCAAAAAAAGATGCAAATGATATCGATAAAAGTCCTTCTGAAAGTTATCGTCAAATAAGATTGAGAAATGATTCTTACCTCGGTGCTATACACAGAGAAAATTTATTTATAAGAGCGGGATTACAAAATGTCCTACAAGTGTTTATTACGCAAGCTTCGAATGTTTTCTTCTTAGACAATTCTGGATCAAATGCGTCATTACTTGAGGAACAGACGGATAGTTGCAAACGAGTCCTAAATGTATATCGATATGTTGTAATGAATTCTAGATTAGAACCGGGTACTTGGGAACAGTTGCTTAG GGTATTGTTACAGATAACATCGCTTGTTTTAAACGAAAAATCTTCTCGCCATAAGGTTCAAGAAAGCATAGGCGGAAAACTTGCCCCTGCCATATTTCAGACTTTAATTGTCACGTGGATTAAAGCTAATTTAAATGTTGTTATTTCTACACAATTGTGGGATCAGTTCCTGGAAGTGTTGACGTCTTTAACCCAATGGGAAGAATTAATTCGGGAATGGGCG AAAACGTTAGACACTTTAACAAGGGTACTTGCCAGGCACGTGTATAACTTGGATTTAAACGATTTACCATTGGACAGACTGAGCGAGCAGAAGACTAAAAAGCGCCGTGGTGTTGGAAGTCGAGCTGCTTCCACCGGAAGTGTTCAACCACCGCGCAAAGGAAGCGTTGATCAAGATAATAATGCTGTATCTAAAGAAAATGCTACGG ATCATCCTATGCGAGACTTAAGGAAGGTACGACCTCTTCCTCGCAGTGCAAGCGATAATACGATCTATAATGGAAAAGCACGCACGAAAGTTCAGAGAAATCGTGCGCATACCGTACATAGCGGTATTCCCG TACTTCCACTATCAATAGAACAAGACATGGCGCGACTACTGTCAAATGGTTCTGCAACGTCGTCCGTGGCAGCTGGTCGGAAAATGTTACCAAACAGGCGCGCTAAGTCTTTGGACAGCATTGTTATAGTTGACAGTGAACCACCATCGCCGCGTTGTCCTTCTCCAACGCCGAGCAGTGGGGTTGACAGCAACAAAGACAGCCCCATTCAAATAGAGAACATTGACGGCAGTAGTATCG ACACGAATGATGCATCAGAAAGAAGATCTGTTATGGCAGGTGGTGGTGTTCGCGGATGGTTACCTGATGTAGCGGTAGTGTTGTGGCGTCGTATGCTGTCAGCCTTAGGGGATGTAAATAATATTCAAGATCCTACCCTTCATGGACAAGTTATGAATTACCTAGTTCAACTTACACAGACACTCATAAAA atTCGCCTAAATCAAGGTGTATCTGGTGATAATCAGGCAACACCTCCAGCACCAGAACTTATACCTCCACTGACAGTCATTGCCCCATGGTGTTTCAAG GCGATACAACTTCCTAGCCAATACGAAGTTGGTAAATTGGCAGCGTATCGTTTGATCTGTCTTTTGACGATTCAACCACAGGATATCCATTTACCAAGACAACATTTGACACTTTTTTATCGCGCGGTCCATAATGGTATTGTTAGTAACGATAACAAAGTGTTACATGTACTGGTCAAATACACGGGTCCTAGATTGTTCAGTTTGAATCTGCCTGGTAGTAGCCTTTTGATTCTGGATTATATCCACGCCGCCAATGTAATATTGAGCAGTCAGCATATCGAG GCACCAAGAACCGAAGCAGTTTCCATAATTGGATCATTATTGTCATTACCCGTCACTACAGTCAAATTTCCCGTATTACAGCCGAATGCGACAGATATCGTTACTATCACGTGTCCAGAGGCGAAG GAGCATATAATTACGATTCTTTTAAGAAGTTGTAGGCGAGAACCAACTGGTATTGCAAGATGCGTGGCTCTTTCGAGTATCGCTATATTTGTATACAGGGAATTGTGCTACAAAAATCAACATCCCAGAATTCCAGAAGCCGTTACTGTTCTTCTTTTAGCGCTTAAA GCTAATCATGCCATTGTTGCTCAAGTGGCATGCGACTCACTTTTGTTGTTATGCGATAAAGCAGATACTCTATTGGAGCTGTATCCAAATGTGCCATGTAAAATAATTCAA ATTTTATCAGAAACACTTGGATATATGAGTACTCGAGATAAACGCGGTCCTTTAACGGTATCAATGCTGTTCTGTTTGGGTGAATGGGCTATGCATCTCGGTCCATCCGTTTTATTGCGAGTATTCCAAGGAAAACCTCTTTTGATGACTTTGTTTTCG GTTTTGGATGACATAGTGCAAGAAAAAATCGGCAAAGACGTATCGCAGTCCACAAAAAATCATGAAGACGAAGATGATGATTTCGATCCTGATATTAGCTTGGACAATTTAGCTGACGAAGTTGGCACAAAATCACCACGTCGTGGCAATATCCAATCTGTTCAATTAGCAGCGAAAATG GTAATGATGCATTTAATAAACCATTTGGGACACTTTCCAATGGGCATTGGAGCTGCGCGATTGTCATCGTTAGTTGTCGAATTAGACGATGTACCAGGAATAGATGGAGACGAATTGTCTTCTGCTATTTTTCACGCACCAAACATACAACTGTTAATGTTATCAAATTCTGTAATAATATCACTTGTTGAACTGGCAGCGCTGGACGCACCTGGGGGAGGTGTTACAGCTGGATTAACAACTGCACCATCATTGGTTAGAGTGTTACTGCGAGATTTAGCTGGGAAAGCATCGTGGGATAGTTCTATTTTATATAGTCAACCATTTGTCGAAGACGATGTACCAATCGCATTTACAAAACATG TTGAATGGAAAGCAAAAATGCACGGAGACGATTTAAGCAGTGTTACAACATCTCAAACTTGCACACCTCGGCACACCATAAGGCATCGTGAGCCTCATATATTGcctacatttgcaaatgctgcGAGCGATATGGACAATTTAGATGAT CTTTTGCAATATATAGGACATACGAGTCCAGAAGTATTAACAAATCCAGAAGTAGCACTTAATGCGCCTGCTAATCCGCCACAAGGTCATTATTTAGAAAGTGAAACTATCGCAACGATTCTTAGCCAGAGGAACGCCGAACAAGAGCATATCAATAATTGGAGCCAGCACATTAG CATGTGCGCGACAGCAATAAGTCCACCTCCGTGTCGTCCACCTCCAGCACCGTTTCATCACTGCCGCCTTTTATTTTCGCACTTGGGCTTATCCGGTTGGGAACAACGTAGAAAATTGCATTTATTATCAAAAAACGAGAAGCTTTTAAGGGAACTACGAAATCTTGACAGCCAGCGATCCAGAGAAACGCATAAAATAGCAGTGATCTATGTCAGTCAAGGACAGgaagataagaactctatattaAGTAACGTCACTGCTAGCAAAGAGTACGAAAACTTTATCGCGAGATTGGCTTGGGAAGTCGAACTTGAATCGCACACAGGTTTTCTCGGTGGTCTCGTACCTGGAAAGGCATCTGGTGTAACAGCACCGTATTTTGCAACGTCTTTCACTGAAATCCTTTTTCATGTAGCTACAAGAATGCCTTCCGATAGTCCTGAAAGTTTATTGCAGAAA ACTCGACATCTCGGTAACGATGAGATTCACATAGTTTGGTCGGAACACTGGAGAGATTACCGCCGGGATATTATACCAACGGAATTTTGTGATGTTTTAATAGTGATTTATCCGTTGCATAATAAATTGTACAGAATTCAAATTTCTCGGAAGCCAGAAATTCCATTTTTTGGACCACTGTTCGATGAATGCATAGTTGAGGATAAAGTTTTACCTGGATTGGTGAGAACAACGGCACTCGCAGCAAGTAGGGCAAAACGTTCTACACTTACGCTGTATCAACATTA TTATGAGGAAAGGGCAAGGTCTATCGATACTGTGATGAGAAACCATAAAGAATCTACCACGTTTGAGGAATTTACAGCTAATGTATACTCCCCAGTACAACCACCAAGCCCATTTAGCGGGGCTTCTTCTGTGTCTG GATCTACAACAAGCGTGCAATCCACAGCATCGTCAAACCTCGCAGCAGCCCTTATAGATTCTCATCAGGGCCGATCCGGTCTACGAAGTTCTTCGGCGGCGAGCAGTGATAATCGCGCGAATAGAG TTTCTGATGGGAGCAGAGTATGGTTCAGTAATGACACGCCGGACAGTACAGCGCTTCATGGAATATCTCCCAGACCAGTGAAGAAGATGTCGTTCAAAACTGGACCGAAGCAAAGAGCGAGCACTCAACCAACGCCTCCCGACAGTCCAAGATATAAATAA